One genomic region from Muriicola soli encodes:
- a CDS encoding DUF4177 domain-containing protein: protein MTHYKVETLIYYSKLFAGRNHIMESSKKGIQDMLNKYSADGWKLTSTDATEFGAAMYIYLYFEK from the coding sequence ATGACACATTACAAGGTTGAAACGCTGATTTATTACTCTAAACTCTTCGCCGGCCGAAATCATATCATGGAATCCTCTAAAAAGGGAATACAGGATATGTTGAATAAATACTCAGCAGATGGATGGAAACTTACCTCCACAGATGCCACCGAATTCGGCGCAGCCATGTATATCTATTTGTATTTCGAAAAATAG
- a CDS encoding DNA alkylation repair protein, which translates to MATSDVLTFLNLWVERCKKEGDPAVAHGQKAYMRDQFEFYGLKSPVRRDIQKELFRKHLPPLRSDIKELVIKLWKLPERENHYMAQELAKKKLKVVAKEDYLLFENLITHKSWWDTVDFIAANLVGNYFKAFPEQRTEITSKWLGTGNIWLQRSVLLFQLKYKAEVDTEFLADTIHYLTGSKEFFINKAIGWILREYSKTNPIWVSQFVEATQLHSLSKREALRLIK; encoded by the coding sequence TTGGCAACTTCTGATGTATTAACTTTTTTGAACCTATGGGTAGAGCGCTGTAAAAAGGAGGGTGATCCGGCAGTTGCCCATGGCCAAAAAGCCTATATGCGGGATCAATTTGAATTTTATGGCCTTAAGTCGCCCGTTAGAAGGGATATCCAGAAAGAACTTTTTAGAAAACACCTCCCGCCGCTGCGCTCCGACATAAAAGAATTGGTCATTAAACTTTGGAAACTTCCTGAACGGGAGAATCACTATATGGCCCAGGAATTGGCGAAAAAAAAACTAAAAGTGGTAGCCAAGGAGGATTACCTTCTCTTCGAGAACCTAATAACGCACAAATCCTGGTGGGATACCGTAGACTTTATTGCTGCCAACCTTGTAGGTAATTATTTTAAAGCCTTCCCGGAACAAAGAACCGAGATTACAAGTAAATGGCTAGGCACTGGGAACATTTGGCTGCAACGCTCTGTACTCCTCTTCCAATTAAAGTACAAGGCAGAGGTAGACACTGAGTTCCTGGCCGATACCATTCACTATCTTACCGGATCTAAAGAGTTCTTCATCAATAAGGCCATAGGTTGGATCCTAAGGGAATACAGCAAAACCAACCCGATTTGGGTCTCCCAATTTGTTGAAGCAACCCAACTACATTCGCTTAGCAAAAGAGAAGCGCTGAGATTGATTAAATAA
- a CDS encoding DUF3667 domain-containing protein yields the protein MTDNHRCKNCDSKLEPSFEFCPKCGQEVSDNLTFGILFSKTISDYFSVDARFFRSFIPLMFKPGVLARKFVDGKRLSYLHPAQFYLFISVLFFFLFSFNIRKADNEMSEALKKGMDQSQAEIVADSIRLRPQDSIQLAKAKDMLLKNKDKWGISDDDMNVIDSVMTETAESPGGINTGMTFDFDKDVLDSLIAINAPQDEKLKAMGMEDDASGFNRRFYEQMLKFYVQRGGGILTALFDTIPIAMFLLMPIFAILLKIFYWKRGSFAHHMVFSFYFFTFLFTALCIVILANKIVEVPVWLEVLLTFSYLFYLILALRNFYRSSWLGAFLKANMISFIYMLIILPVASIVIIFMAFMLY from the coding sequence ATGACCGATAATCACCGATGTAAGAATTGCGACAGTAAACTGGAGCCCTCTTTTGAATTTTGCCCAAAGTGCGGGCAGGAAGTCTCCGATAATCTCACTTTCGGGATACTTTTCAGTAAGACGATCAGCGATTATTTTTCTGTGGATGCTCGATTCTTCAGAAGTTTTATTCCTCTTATGTTCAAACCGGGGGTACTTGCCCGGAAATTTGTCGATGGTAAAAGACTGTCTTATTTGCACCCTGCCCAGTTTTACCTGTTTATCTCCGTACTCTTTTTCTTTCTTTTTTCCTTTAACATCCGCAAAGCTGATAATGAGATGTCTGAAGCACTGAAAAAGGGAATGGACCAATCCCAGGCTGAGATTGTTGCAGACAGTATTCGATTGCGGCCTCAGGATTCCATTCAATTGGCTAAAGCCAAGGATATGCTCCTGAAAAATAAAGACAAGTGGGGGATATCGGATGATGATATGAATGTTATTGATTCCGTAATGACCGAAACTGCAGAGAGTCCCGGGGGCATCAATACCGGAATGACCTTTGATTTTGACAAAGATGTTCTGGATTCCCTGATTGCTATCAATGCTCCACAGGACGAGAAGCTAAAAGCGATGGGAATGGAAGATGACGCCAGCGGCTTTAATCGCAGGTTCTATGAGCAGATGCTTAAATTCTATGTGCAACGGGGAGGAGGAATCCTAACGGCCTTATTTGATACTATTCCCATCGCAATGTTTTTACTAATGCCAATATTTGCAATTTTATTAAAGATATTTTATTGGAAACGCGGAAGTTTTGCCCATCACATGGTTTTCAGTTTCTATTTCTTCACCTTTTTATTTACTGCTTTATGTATTGTGATCCTGGCGAATAAAATAGTTGAAGTGCCGGTTTGGTTGGAAGTACTTCTAACTTTTTCTTACCTCTTTTATTTGATCCTCGCACTGCGAAATTTTTATCGCAGCAGTTGGCTGGGAGCCTTCTTAAAGGCCAATATGATATCCTTTATTTACATGCTAATCATTCTCCCGGTGGCATCTATAGTCATTATTTTTATGGCCTTTATGCTTTACTAG